Genomic window (Paraglaciecola psychrophila 170):
GCTGCGATTGCCAATATGGAGCTAGGGCTACTTGAGCCAGGCAAAGCGATGGCGATCAAACGTGCCGCACAAAGCGTGGCTAACGGCTTCTACGACGATCAATTTCCAGTCGATGTATTTCAAACTGGTTCAGGTACTAGTACTAACATGAATGCTAATGAGGTGATTGCCTCCCTTGTTGCTTTACAAAGTGAGGGAAAAATATCAGTGCACCCTTTGGATGACGTAAATTTAGGACAAAGCTCTAATGACGTTATCCCATCGTGTATTCATTTAAGCGCAGCTACACTTATCGAAAACGAACTACTGCCTGCCCTATCCCACCTAGTTGATACTTTAGATAATAAAGCCAAGGAACATCAGGATACTATCAAAACCGGTAGAACCCATCTTATGGATGCTATGCCGTTAAGCTTTGGACAAGAGATAAGTGCTTGGCGAGATCAGATTACCTTCATACATACCCAACTCCAACATAACTTACAAAGCTTATGTAAGCTGGCTATTGGCGGCACTGCTGTAGGAACAGGTGTCAACACACATCCAGAATTTGGCACTGTCGTGACTCGTATATTATCAGGCAATAGCGGATTGGTTTTTACCCCAGCTGACAATTACTTTCATGCAATCAGTGCCCAAGACACAGCCGTCAACATCAGTGGCAACCTCAAAACAGCCGCAGTTAGCTTGAGTAAAATCAGTAATGATATCCGTTGGCTGAGCAGCGGACCGTTAAATGGCTTAAATGAAATACACTTACCTGAGCTTCAAAAAGGCAGCAGTATCATGCCAGGAAAAGTGAACCCCGTGATCCCCGAAGCCGTGCTAATGGGATGTACTCAAGTGATTGGTAATGACACTACCATCACCTTGGCAGCACAGTCAGGCAACTTCCAATTAAACACGATGTTGCCTTTAATCAGCCATACTCTAATACAAAGTATTCAACTACTGACTACTTGTAGCATCTCGCTGGCGGATAAAGCCATCAAAGGCATGCAAATAAACCACGCAAAGATTGCGCAAAGTGTGGCACGAAATCCTATGTTAGTGACAGCCTTGACGAGTTTGATTGGTTACGACAAAAGCGCCGAAATTGCCAAAAAAGCTTATACAGAAAACAGAACGGTACTAGATGTCGCCAAAGAGCTGACCAATATAGATGAGGCTGTACTTATCGAAAGGTTAGAACCAAGAGCCATTGTAGGTGACACAAAAATGTAAACACTGAGTACAGATTCAAAGTTTGATGTGGTTACTTGGATGATAAATTTCCGATTTATTAATTATCCACGGATTTATGCACTACTGACACATAGTCAGCCATAACTCTGTCGCCTCATTCAATATGCTAAAGCACCTCTAAGTAACCTAAGTGTAAATTTCAACAGAACTTATGCCAAGTATGTAGACAACAAATAAGGATACAAAATGAGCAGTAATGTAGATGTTAACAACCGTCCAGATTATGATCATGTCATTCAAGACATTGCCGATTATGTATTAAATTATAACGTCACCAGCGAAGAAGCTTTAGACACCGCAAGAAACTGTTTAATGGACACATTAGGCTGTGGATTACTGGCACTTCGGTTTCCTGAATGCACCAAACACCTCGGCCCTATAGTACAAGGAACGGTTGTACCGAATGGGGCCCGAGTACCTGGAACATCGCTGACGCTAGATCCGGTAAAAGCCGCTTGGGACATTGGTTGTATCATTCGTTGGTTAGATTATAACGATACTTGGTTGGCTGCTGAATGGGGGCATCCGTCAGATAATTTAGGCGGTATTCTGGCCGTAGCAGATCATCTATCTCAAGTTAGATTATCCAGAGGCGAGCCACCTCTTTTTATGCGAGAAGTACTTGAGATCATGGTGATGGCACATGAAATTCAAGGAGTGATCGCTATAGAAAACTCTTTCAATCGAGTGGGTTTGTGCCATGTATTATTAGTACGCGTTGCATCATCAGCGGTTATTACCAAAATGATGGGCGGCAATAGAGAGCAGATAATGGCGGCAGTATCTCAGGCATGGGTCGATGGCTCTGCTCTGCGTACTTATCGTCACGCACCAAACGCAGGCTCTCGTAAATCTTGGGCAGCTGGCGACGCAACCTCAAGAGCAGTGCGTTTGGCTGACATGTCGATGCGCGGAGAAATGGGTATACCAAGCGCATTAACTGCAGAGCAATGGGGGTTTTATGACGTCTCTTTCTCTAAAACAAACAAAGACCAAGCCCTGAAACCAGAGGCTCAACGACAGTTTTCGTTTTCTCAAGACTACGGCTCTTACGTGATGGAAAACATCTTGTTTAAGATTTCTTTTCCAGCCGAGTTTCATGCACAAACGGCTGCAGAGGCATCGGTTATTTTGTATCCTCAGGTCAGTGCTCGTTTACAGGATATCGAGAAAATCGTAGTCCGGACTCACGAATCTGCAATTCGTATCATTTCAAAAACGGGTACGCTTGCCAATGCTGCGGACCGCGACCATTGTTTGCAATACATGATTGCCGTTCCTTTGGCGTTTGGTAATTTAACGGCGGATCATTACGAAGACGATTTTCATAACGCACATCCCATCATCGATGAACTTCGCGATAAAATGGAAATTGTCGAAGATAAACGCTTTACCACAGAGTATTTAGAAGCAGATAAACGCTCTATCGCCAATGCTATTCAGGTTTTCTTTAAAGATGGCAGTAGCACTGAAGAAGTGGTTGTAGAATACCCAGTAGGTCATAGACTTCGCCGTAAAGAAGGCATCCCGTTGTTGGAGAAAAAATTCAAAACTAACCTAGCATCACGTTTCCCAAGTCAACAATGTCAAAAGATCTCAACACTTTGTAAAGAGCAAGGCACACTTGAGGTAACACCAGTAAACCTTTTTATGGACTTATTTGTTATCAGTTAAGTTTGGAAACTATTTGATTTATACAGATAACGGCATTAATAACGCAGTCACTTGTTACTGCTAGCCGTGACATAAAGTGTTAACAGTAGGCAACAAAACCAGAGCTAACCTAACTAGACCGATAGGATTTAATATGACGGATGAAAATAAACACAGTATCGCAACCTTTGCGGCTTTGAAAACCTCCATAGCAAATGGTGAAGAGTCATCGGTAAAAGAGTTGTTAGCCAATCAACCGATGCAAGAGCTTGAAAAAGGCTATCTTATTGACCTAGCCAAATTATCCAACAACCCCACGATCATTAAGCTACTTGAAGATGTTCCGTTATCAAATAAGTGAAATTTGAATAGCCAATATGGCATCGGTTACCATAGAACCAATATAATCAATTATGAATACGGAACAACGTGCTAACTGAACTCGCCTATATCTTTCTTATTTTGGCTATTGCGACAGCGATAGTCTGGAAGTCATGCCACTATTTAGAGGAAGCATGCCACGATTTAGCAAACTGTTACGGGTTGCCAGACTCAGTCAAAGGCTCCACCGTGATGGCAATCAGTTCGAGTTTCCCAGAACTGGTCACTATCATTTTGGCGACAGGTGTTCATGGCGACTTTGAATTGGGTCTGGCAACCATTATTGGTTCAGCAGTGTTCAATATATTGGTCATCCCTGGGACCTCGGTATTTTTTAGACCTGGTTCACTGCATGCAGCTCGCAACGTGCTGTACCGGGAAGCTCAGTTTTACCTTATCAGTGTGCTGATAGTGATGTTAACGCTGTCGTTTGCGGTAATTTATCAACCGTCTACGGTGCAACAATTTAACGGAACACTCACCGGTTCACTGATGATCCTACCGCTGTTATTTTACGGGTTGTACATCTACATACAATATCAAGAAGTACGCGACCACAGCCCCAAAGAAAAACATCCGAATTGTTCAGCACTCAAAAGCTGGGGCAAGCTGATTCTTTGCATGTTGCTGGTTACCCTTGGGGTAGAAATGATGATCCGAATGGTAATTGATCTCGGCGAGATGTTTCAAACACCGAGTTATTTTTGGGGGGCAACTATATTAGCGGCAGCAACCAGTATCCCTGACCTTTTTGTCAGCATCAAAGCCGCCCAACGCACCCACAGTTCCGCAAGCCTAACAAACGCCTTTGGCAGCAATGTTTTCGACTTATTGGTGGTCTTACCTGCCGGCGTGATCATTGCCGGCTCAGTGGTCTTCAACTATCCCCGGGTTATTCCAATGATGATGTTTCTCATATTTGCCACTGTAACTTTTCTGGTTCTGGCACGAAGTAGTTCCGAGCTGACCAATAATAACGGTAAAATACTGCTTGTATTGTATGCCGGGTTTATTGTTTGGATGGGGACACAATACATTGGTGTTGGTGGCCCCATTACAGCGAACTGCAGCGATTCAATTGGTTACCAACAGTTAGAAATCAACAAACCCACACAATATGGGTAAATGCTTGGACTGAGAACATCAATGATGTGATTAAAGTCATGATGCATATACTTGGGCAGAAAACGCTTTCTTAAGTATAAAATCAGCAAAACTTAAGTTTCATCTGATATGTTAATGGTTGTACTCATTGTTTTTGGCTCGCATCTTGAAAATATTAATTATTGAAGATTCAAACTCTCTTAGAAGAAGCTTAAAAGTGGGGCTATCAAATCTTGGCTTTACAGTCGACGATACAGGCGATGGTTCTGAAGGCTTAAGTATGGTCTTAGCTGGGGATTATTCTCTTTTAATTCTCGACCTTATGCTGCCCTCTGTTGACGGTACGGCGATACTAAAAGCACTGCGCGATGCTAAAAAAAATATTAGAGTATTAATATTATCTGCACGCGATCTCACAGAAGATAAAATTCAAGGGTTATTGAACGGTGCCGACGATTACTTAACCAAACCATTTTCATTTGACGAGCTTCACGTGCGTCTACTGTGCCTTATGCGCCGAGGCAGCTTAAATATTAATGATAGTAAAATTAATATTGGCACTTTTTCTTTAGATCTCCATTTAAAACAATTTCACTGTAATGGTATAGATGCGAATTTCACTCCAAATGAGTATAAGTTAGTGGAATGCCTATTCACTAACCAAGGCAAAGTCATATCTCCAGAAAAACTGAGTGAATACCTAGCAGGACAATATGATGCGATAGCTAAAAATTCAATTGAGGCTCATTTGTCGTCTGCCCGCAAAAAAGTGAGGGAGATAGGTTACGATTTGCCCATTAAGACTAAACGTGGCTTTGGTTACTTTGTTGAAAACAACTAATGAGTTCGATTAAATAAAAATTAAGCCGTTATATATCTATTTCAGTTTCAATATTATTAATATCTATATTCGTGGTAACTGATGTCATTGTAGATAAGTGGATAAGCAGTGAATTTGATAGAGCTATGACTATAAAGTCTAGTTTGCTTGTGACATTAGTAAGTGAAGACACGGAAGAAATAGAGTTTGATTTTGCAGATGAATTCATGCCTGAATTTTCAGGGTTTAACGACCCAGAATACTTTCAATTATGGCTAAATGAAGAAATATTTGAACGCTCACAAACCCTTGATATTTTTGAAATAAATTCATTGCCTAAATTGAGTCTTCCTATAAATACATCTTCTATTACCAACATTACTTTACCAGATGGACGTTCAGGCAGAATGTATTCCACAACATTTAAACCTCAAATTGAAAGCGATGTACGGGAAGATTTTGGAATTACCAAGGAAGAGTTTTCTAAAACACAACAGCCTATGTCATTAGCCTATGCCATAAGTAACGAAAACTTAAATCAAATACTCTGGTTTGTAGATATCATATTTTTAGTTACCTCTATTATAGCCATTGTCGCAGTTAAAATAATTGTATTTAATGTGGTTGAACGTGGCTTAATCCCCCTTGTTAAACTCAATGATGACCTCAAACAAATTAATTTAAATTCTCAAATTAGCACCATATCGACTGACAACCTACCTGAAGAACTTATCTCAATCGCCAGCGGAATTAACCATTTTATCAGTGAAAATAAAGTGCTTTATTCACGTGAAAAAAGGATCACCTCGGATATTGCTCATGAATTAAAAACCCCTATTGCAGAATTACTCAGCTTGAGTGAAGTCGCGATTAAGTTTCCACATGAAAGACAAATATCTGACACGTATAAAAGTGACGTGCTAGATATTGCACAACGTCTAAAGAACATTGTTAATGGCATTCTTTTACTACAAAAAAGTACATCTGGCGTTGAATTACAGAAGACTGACGTCAACATAGAATCACTTCTTAAATGTATTATTGAACGTGAAAATAAATCAGCAAGAGACATTCGCTTAAGCTTTAACAATCCATCTACGCATATGCATATAAGCGAAATAGCCATTGACACTATATTGTCTAACTTGGTCAATAATGCGCTGTTTTACAGCCCCGAAGATACGCCTATTTCTATATCAATTAGCCCCACAATAGACAAAAAGATGATGATAGTAATATCAAATACCAGCACCCATGATTATTCTGAGGCAGATTTAGAGCAATTTTTCGAACCTCTTTGGCAAAAGGATAACTCAAGAACTTCATCAGAACGATATGGATTGGGACTAGCAATAGTGAAGTCTTATTGTGACAACATTGGCGCCTCATTATCTGTGGTGCTAGAGCCAGAAAAACAGGTCGTCTTTACGATATTATTGTGAATCAGTATAGATATTTAGGTTACATTTTTAGCCATTTAATGTGTGCATTCAATGCACATTCACAAGACATGATAATCGATGGCGTTCTTGATGAAAACCAGTGGCAGTTAACCCTTACCCTCACAAAGAGTTATCAAGTTTTACCCCAAACTCTTGTCCGAGATGACAATCAGTTTTCGTACCGACTGCTAACCACGGATAAGGGCATATATTTAGGTTTAACCGCTAAGACTCAAAAAGCGTTACGTGTTCGCACTCAAGAAAATGACAGCATTTTTTCAAATGACCACTTTCAAGTCATGCTAGATATGAAAAACAATGAACAACAAAGTTATGTATTTGCCATAAATCATCAAGGTAACTATTTTGATGGTATCTATGATGTAGATAAAGTGTTGGATCTTGATTGGGATACTCAGTGGGATTATAAGGTAACAACTAACGATAACAGTTGGGTAGCTGAAGTGTTTATTCCATGGAGTGCAATGTCATTTGGAATTGAAGACCAAAATCAATTTGGGGTGTATGTGAGCCGCTTTGACGAAAGCAGTAATGCGACTTATGCGTCAGAGCCAGCTAATCCACAAATGAACAGCTTTTTTCAACGGTTTTCAAAATATTCAAGCAGGGTGCTTAATCAGACTAGTTTTGACTTGTTTCCTTATGTTTCATTTAATCAAGATTTTCTAAATACCCGTAATAGCGAGTCAGTTGGTGCTGAGGTGTTTTGGCAGCCATCAAAAGGACAACGGTTAAGTGCAACGCTTAACCCTGATTTTGGACAAGTAGAATCAGATGAACTGGTCGTCAATTTTTCAGCCATTGAAAACTTTTTTTCAGAAAAACGACCTTTCTTTAATCACAATCAAAGCTTATTCGAAGTCACCGGACCTGAAACTCTAACACTGGTGCATTCACCCAGAATTGGAGGCAATAATTTCTATGACGAAGCACATCAAAGTGAGCTTCATTCTGCCCTAAAATACACTCTAAATAGTGCAAATTATGATGTAGGTGTTTTGTCTGCTTTTGAAAAGCCTACAACAAGGGGGGATGGTAGAGATTTTCTAGCCTTGCGTGGTCAATACTCGTTTGGTGCAAGCAAAGTCGGCTTATCTTTAAACCATGTTAATACGCCGAATATAGATAGACAGGCCACCGTTTTATCATCTGATATACATTATGCCATCACTGATAACACGTCTCTAAACCTTGGGATCATCAAGGCAAATATAAAACAATACAACAAAACCGAAGCAGATATTGGCTGGTGGCTTACAGGAAGTAGTGATATTGCTGGGCAACACACTCACGAATTTAGTATGTTTTCCTATGGAGAGCATTTACAACTTAATGACATCGGATTTGTAAAGCGGGTGAACCGTAAACAATTTGAATACCAGTATCAATATCAAATACCCAATGTGGCGTCGACGTTAATAAGGGATATAACATTTGCACTCGAAACAGAAATAAAAACAAACTTCCAACATGAAAAGCTACCTCATGTGATTGGTGCTGCTGCAGAGCTGCTAACACAAGATGAATTTGAGTACGGGCTTTCAATCGAAATGATCTCATCTGGATTTGATGACCTCGTTACCCGTGGCAATCTTGCCTTATGGTTACCCTCGTCACAAATTTTAGAGCTTGAAGTCGCCTCTGCTGAATATTTATGGGGGCAATACGAATTTGAGTTAGCGCTGGGTACTGAAGGATGGAATGGTTATTTCTATGATATGCAAACCAGCATTGCCCAACAATTGAATCAAGACTTCAATGTAAGTTTTACCGTTTCTCAATACCACAGCAATAGTTGGGTAGATTGGGACCAAGACAATATGATTAGCGAGTTCAGTTTTACAGAGCAAGGTGTTGAGCTGAGTATGGATTATCAAATAGATGCTAATCAAGAGCTACGCATCAAATTCGAAGCAGTTATTGGTAAAGCAAACAATCTAAATACATATGTCATTCAGGCTGATGGTTCAGTACAACGTTTGCACAAGAGTGAAGACTTTGCGTTTGGTGAAAACACATTTCAATTACGTTATAAGTATTCGTTTTCTAAATTAACCGCATTGTACTTAAGTTACGGTTTTGGTGGCGAATATGAGGATGAGTTGGCTAAATTTGGAAAAAGAAACTTATATACAAGGGCTATTAAGTCAAAGAATGCCCACAATCTCTTTGGGAAAATAAGGCTACATTTTTAATCTAACCATATAAAAGTTCTACATATAGCTAATACAACACACACAAATTCAGTTTAATCTATGTCAATTATCAGTTTAATCTAAGCCGATCTTAAGTTTCCTTTTTTATTATATAAACACTTATTAATAGGTGTTTATATGCAGTTGTTTTTTAAACTTTTTACGACTATCAGTTTCATTGTTACCTTTGTACTTTCTGGTCTAGCCGCTAGCGAAGAGCAAACGTGTGAGCAAACAAAAAACGTTAAGTTCGTACCTTATGATATTTTTGACCTCTCTGAAAAAGGCACCATATTTCTTCATCATTGGGCAAATTTTCTTCATATAAAAACCAAACATAAAACACTCATCAATGAGTCTGCATTCTTCCTAAATAAATGCCAAATAAACGATGACGATTTACTGGAGTTAGAGCGGCACCTTCGAAAGGAAAAATACATTCGGAATGCTGCAGTAACTTACCACGAAGATAATACAATCGAGGTGCAGACCTGGGATAATTGGTCTTTGATGCCCACCGTTGATTTCGGTAGAAAAGGTGGAAAAAACAAATTTGCGATAGGCATAAAAGACCGAAATCTATTGGGGTTGGGTATTGATGCAGAGGTTGAGTACTTTAGTAATGATCAGCGTACTGGTTATAAACTTAAAACCCAATTTCCCCTATTTTTAAAAAACAACATCAACGTCAGCATTCGGCTGACAAGTAATGATGATGGCACATCAGAAGCCATATTCTTACAAAAGAAATTTGTCAGTTTTGATACGCGTAACGCTTATAAAATTGGTTTTGATAACTTTGATCAAATTGACACACAGTATGAAAATGGCATTGAATCTTCTCAATATACTCATCATAAAAACTTCTCAACTGTTGATTGGCAATGGCTGCAGCAAGACTCTGCCACCGACACATTAAGATTTGGATTAGGTTTCACCCACGACACACATCGCTTTTTAGAATTAACCGACTCAGCAATATCCAGCAACTTGCCGAGTAAAATTTTACCGTTAGATAGGTCCTTTAATTATCCTTTTCTTACTGTTGAGTATCTCCAAAAAGATTATCGGAAACTAACTAACCTAAACGTCATAAACCAAATTGAGGACTTCAACTTAGGCTGGAATGTTATTGCCAGTATGGGTTCTGACTTGAGCAATAATGAAGCTTCCCCAGCAATACTGTGGCAGTCACATTTATCCAAAGGTTTTGACGTATTTAATAATGCTATTTGGCTATTTGAAGCCTCTTTCGAGGCAGAGGTGTATGCCAACAGTAAGGTCGAAAATAGGCTACTTCTAAACATTAATACTGAATATTTTTATAAGTTTAATGATAACTGGGGCGCCTATTTTAAACAGGCTAATCAATTCAGTAAAAACCAATTTTTGGACTCCCCTATTGTCCTGGGAGGTGAATCGGGTGTTAGGGGGTACCCGCTGCAGTTCCAGCACGGCAAACATAGTGCTCAATTAACGGTTGAGGCGCGTTACTACCCTCACATCAATATTTATAAATTACTCGAACTAGGCGCTGCCGCCTTTATTGATAGCGGCCGAGTGTTTGGGAGAGTCGACTCATCACTCCCCGACTCACCTTTGATGACATCTGTTGGCTTAGGGGCACGCTTCTTTTCAACTCACTCTAGCGAAGCCCGCGTTATTCACGTCGATATTATTAAACCTGTTTCCTCAGATCCCAACGTGAACAGCGTTGAATTTCGGATTACCACCAAACATTCATTTTAAGGCTTAATTTAGTGAAAAAATTTATGATGTATTTTAAAAATTTAGCCATAACAACAAACCAGTTGGTGTTCTTTACCTGTTGTTATATTGCTCTGATTTTAAATCTCCCTTTTTTGGTGAAAACAACCCATGTGATCATAGACCTCGATAACTACAACGTCATTTTTTTACTGTCTGTGCCTATATTTTTATTGTCATTCACCGTAATCCTACAAAGTATTCTCTCTTTTAGGTGGATCACTAAATTCGTTTTAATAAGCACCGTGATTTGTTCATCTCTGATATTTTACGGCACGACTTCCTATGGAATAGTGTTTGATTACGGCATGGTTCAAAATACGGTTGAAACTGACAGAGCAGAAGCCTTGTCTTACGTTAACGTACACGCAACCTTATTCTTTGTTGTATTTGGTATTGTCCCATCGATAATAATATACGCGGTGCAACTTACCTATCAGCCTTTTTTAAAAGAATTATTAAGCCGTGTAAAACTTATTGTATTAAATATTGCGGTGATGCTTCTAATAGGTGGCTTATTTTATTCAAATTACGCGTCAGTGGGCAGAAACAACAAAGCACTCATTAGCTATATTACCCCGTATAAAATGCTGGATGCGTCATATAAATTTGTGCGCAATCACTATTTCACTCCACCTCTGGAATTCAAAGTACTCGATACATCGCCCTCAATCGTGCGTGATAGTTCAAGAAAACATGTCACCGTTATGGTGCTGGGCGAAACAGCCCGCGCTCAGAGTTTTTCGCTAAATGGCTACAATAAACCAACAAATCAGTTTACCGATAAGCAAGGCGTGGTGTCTTTTTCCAATATGCATTCATGCGGTACCGCAACGGCTGTTTCTGTACCCTGTATGTTTTCGAGATTAAGTAAACAAAACTATGATAAACG
Coding sequences:
- a CDS encoding response regulator transcription factor encodes the protein MKILIIEDSNSLRRSLKVGLSNLGFTVDDTGDGSEGLSMVLAGDYSLLILDLMLPSVDGTAILKALRDAKKNIRVLILSARDLTEDKIQGLLNGADDYLTKPFSFDELHVRLLCLMRRGSLNINDSKINIGTFSLDLHLKQFHCNGIDANFTPNEYKLVECLFTNQGKVISPEKLSEYLAGQYDAIAKNSIEAHLSSARKKVREIGYDLPIKTKRGFGYFVENN
- a CDS encoding ShlB/FhaC/HecB family protein; protein product: MQLFFKLFTTISFIVTFVLSGLAASEEQTCEQTKNVKFVPYDIFDLSEKGTIFLHHWANFLHIKTKHKTLINESAFFLNKCQINDDDLLELERHLRKEKYIRNAAVTYHEDNTIEVQTWDNWSLMPTVDFGRKGGKNKFAIGIKDRNLLGLGIDAEVEYFSNDQRTGYKLKTQFPLFLKNNINVSIRLTSNDDGTSEAIFLQKKFVSFDTRNAYKIGFDNFDQIDTQYENGIESSQYTHHKNFSTVDWQWLQQDSATDTLRFGLGFTHDTHRFLELTDSAISSNLPSKILPLDRSFNYPFLTVEYLQKDYRKLTNLNVINQIEDFNLGWNVIASMGSDLSNNEASPAILWQSHLSKGFDVFNNAIWLFEASFEAEVYANSKVENRLLLNINTEYFYKFNDNWGAYFKQANQFSKNQFLDSPIVLGGESGVRGYPLQFQHGKHSAQLTVEARYYPHINIYKLLELGAAAFIDSGRVFGRVDSSLPDSPLMTSVGLGARFFSTHSSEARVIHVDIIKPVSSDPNVNSVEFRITTKHSF
- a CDS encoding sodium:calcium antiporter, producing MLTELAYIFLILAIATAIVWKSCHYLEEACHDLANCYGLPDSVKGSTVMAISSSFPELVTIILATGVHGDFELGLATIIGSAVFNILVIPGTSVFFRPGSLHAARNVLYREAQFYLISVLIVMLTLSFAVIYQPSTVQQFNGTLTGSLMILPLLFYGLYIYIQYQEVRDHSPKEKHPNCSALKSWGKLILCMLLVTLGVEMMIRMVIDLGEMFQTPSYFWGATILAAATSIPDLFVSIKAAQRTHSSASLTNAFGSNVFDLLVVLPAGVIIAGSVVFNYPRVIPMMMFLIFATVTFLVLARSSSELTNNNGKILLVLYAGFIVWMGTQYIGVGGPITANCSDSIGYQQLEINKPTQYG
- a CDS encoding sensor histidine kinase; translation: MTLVSEDTEEIEFDFADEFMPEFSGFNDPEYFQLWLNEEIFERSQTLDIFEINSLPKLSLPINTSSITNITLPDGRSGRMYSTTFKPQIESDVREDFGITKEEFSKTQQPMSLAYAISNENLNQILWFVDIIFLVTSIIAIVAVKIIVFNVVERGLIPLVKLNDDLKQINLNSQISTISTDNLPEELISIASGINHFISENKVLYSREKRITSDIAHELKTPIAELLSLSEVAIKFPHERQISDTYKSDVLDIAQRLKNIVNGILLLQKSTSGVELQKTDVNIESLLKCIIERENKSARDIRLSFNNPSTHMHISEIAIDTILSNLVNNALFYSPEDTPISISISPTIDKKMMIVISNTSTHDYSEADLEQFFEPLWQKDNSRTSSERYGLGLAIVKSYCDNIGASLSVVLEPEKQVVFTILL
- a CDS encoding DUF5916 domain-containing protein yields the protein MNQYRYLGYIFSHLMCAFNAHSQDMIIDGVLDENQWQLTLTLTKSYQVLPQTLVRDDNQFSYRLLTTDKGIYLGLTAKTQKALRVRTQENDSIFSNDHFQVMLDMKNNEQQSYVFAINHQGNYFDGIYDVDKVLDLDWDTQWDYKVTTNDNSWVAEVFIPWSAMSFGIEDQNQFGVYVSRFDESSNATYASEPANPQMNSFFQRFSKYSSRVLNQTSFDLFPYVSFNQDFLNTRNSESVGAEVFWQPSKGQRLSATLNPDFGQVESDELVVNFSAIENFFSEKRPFFNHNQSLFEVTGPETLTLVHSPRIGGNNFYDEAHQSELHSALKYTLNSANYDVGVLSAFEKPTTRGDGRDFLALRGQYSFGASKVGLSLNHVNTPNIDRQATVLSSDIHYAITDNTSLNLGIIKANIKQYNKTEADIGWWLTGSSDIAGQHTHEFSMFSYGEHLQLNDIGFVKRVNRKQFEYQYQYQIPNVASTLIRDITFALETEIKTNFQHEKLPHVIGAAAELLTQDEFEYGLSIEMISSGFDDLVTRGNLALWLPSSQILELEVASAEYLWGQYEFELALGTEGWNGYFYDMQTSIAQQLNQDFNVSFTVSQYHSNSWVDWDQDNMISEFSFTEQGVELSMDYQIDANQELRIKFEAVIGKANNLNTYVIQADGSVQRLHKSEDFAFGENTFQLRYKYSFSKLTALYLSYGFGGEYEDELAKFGKRNLYTRAIKSKNAHNLFGKIRLHF
- a CDS encoding phosphoethanolamine transferase — translated: MKKFMMYFKNLAITTNQLVFFTCCYIALILNLPFLVKTTHVIIDLDNYNVIFLLSVPIFLLSFTVILQSILSFRWITKFVLISTVICSSLIFYGTTSYGIVFDYGMVQNTVETDRAEALSYVNVHATLFFVVFGIVPSIIIYAVQLTYQPFLKELLSRVKLIVLNIAVMLLIGGLFYSNYASVGRNNKALISYITPYKMLDASYKFVRNHYFTPPLEFKVLDTSPSIVRDSSRKHVTVMVLGETARAQSFSLNGYNKPTNQFTDKQGVVSFSNMHSCGTATAVSVPCMFSRLSKQNYDKRIAVAQQNAVDLVHLAGADVLWISNNNGSCKGVCTRVKTQQLDTSRSNPHCDGEYCYDEALLAPLRSKLKHLTHQNTLIVLHMIGSHGPTYFKRYPIEKRVFTPDCQRSDIQNCSQQQLINTYDNTIAYTDFVLSEIITGLGDLAEKDDIDTSLLYISDHGESLGEKGIYLHGLPYAFAPEEQTHVPMIYWSDPLQTDFNLTCLNASADSRISHDNIFDTILSIMSVRSTAYRTDSDPFIQCKSQSAIARTTTSTKLRTELEN
- a CDS encoding class II fumarate hydratase, producing MPRAFLWALGEVKSAAAIANMELGLLEPGKAMAIKRAAQSVANGFYDDQFPVDVFQTGSGTSTNMNANEVIASLVALQSEGKISVHPLDDVNLGQSSNDVIPSCIHLSAATLIENELLPALSHLVDTLDNKAKEHQDTIKTGRTHLMDAMPLSFGQEISAWRDQITFIHTQLQHNLQSLCKLAIGGTAVGTGVNTHPEFGTVVTRILSGNSGLVFTPADNYFHAISAQDTAVNISGNLKTAAVSLSKISNDIRWLSSGPLNGLNEIHLPELQKGSSIMPGKVNPVIPEAVLMGCTQVIGNDTTITLAAQSGNFQLNTMLPLISHTLIQSIQLLTTCSISLADKAIKGMQINHAKIAQSVARNPMLVTALTSLIGYDKSAEIAKKAYTENRTVLDVAKELTNIDEAVLIERLEPRAIVGDTKM
- a CDS encoding bifunctional 2-methylcitrate dehydratase/aconitate hydratase, which gives rise to MSSNVDVNNRPDYDHVIQDIADYVLNYNVTSEEALDTARNCLMDTLGCGLLALRFPECTKHLGPIVQGTVVPNGARVPGTSLTLDPVKAAWDIGCIIRWLDYNDTWLAAEWGHPSDNLGGILAVADHLSQVRLSRGEPPLFMREVLEIMVMAHEIQGVIAIENSFNRVGLCHVLLVRVASSAVITKMMGGNREQIMAAVSQAWVDGSALRTYRHAPNAGSRKSWAAGDATSRAVRLADMSMRGEMGIPSALTAEQWGFYDVSFSKTNKDQALKPEAQRQFSFSQDYGSYVMENILFKISFPAEFHAQTAAEASVILYPQVSARLQDIEKIVVRTHESAIRIISKTGTLANAADRDHCLQYMIAVPLAFGNLTADHYEDDFHNAHPIIDELRDKMEIVEDKRFTTEYLEADKRSIANAIQVFFKDGSSTEEVVVEYPVGHRLRRKEGIPLLEKKFKTNLASRFPSQQCQKISTLCKEQGTLEVTPVNLFMDLFVIS